In Rutidosis leptorrhynchoides isolate AG116_Rl617_1_P2 chromosome 2, CSIRO_AGI_Rlap_v1, whole genome shotgun sequence, one genomic interval encodes:
- the LOC139891263 gene encoding alkane hydroxylase MAH1-like: protein MIPLQFSNMFFIFIVLLISFAMFIHRRKSFTATNWPIVGMAPDIVLNRHRIYDFATYNLKLHSGTLLVKGPWFTNMNMLVTSDPANINHILSKNFHNYPKGPEYHEIFDFLGEGVFNSDHELWEFHRKTLLVSLFKHHDFLTLLETNTRNKIEKALFPIFDLFASRHQEIDLQEVLQRFTFDATCVLLLNYDPESLSLNLPHIPCERAFTEIEEAVMWRHVVPEKLWKLQKRFGLGTEKILKKALINFDEFIYKCLSLKEVYGEEGSVLLTSLIRCYEAKIGNSKNSKHFAKETVLNLMLAGRDTTSATLSWFFYLVAQHPSVERKIREEVENKLGGRKWNTLGVKDLGGLVYLHGSICETLRLYPPLGIEHKSPVEDDVLPSGHVANKHARIVLSFYSMGRMERIWGEDCMEFKPERWFEPGGGIKHEPSFKFTAFNAGPRTCLGKEMSFVQMKMVASAIIYHYHVEVVKGQKVTPSESIMLQMKYGLKVRLLPINNNNNNQGC, encoded by the coding sequence ATGATACCCCTCCAATTCTCTAACATGTTTTTCATTTTCATTGTCTTGTTAATCTCATTTGCCATGTTTATTCACAGAAGGAAGTCTTTTACTGCAACTAATTGGCCTATTGTCGGCATGGCGCCCGATATAGTCTTGAACCGTCATCGAATTTATGATTTCGCCACTTATAATCTCAAACTGCATAGTGGTACTCTTTTAGTCAAAGGTCCTTGGTTTACAAATATGAACATGCTAGTTACCTCTGATCCTGCCAACATAAACCACATTTTAAGCAAAAACTTTCATAACTATCCGAAAGGCCCCGAGTATCATGAAATCTTCGATTTCCTAGGAGAGGGTGTCTTTAACTCGGACCACGAATTATGGGAATTTCATAGGAAAACATTGTTAGTATCTTTATTTAAACATCATGACTTCTTAACTCTACTCGAAACAAATACACGAAACAAAATTGAGAAAGCACTTTTTCCCATTTTTGATTTATTCGCTTCTCGTCATCAAGAAATTGATTTGCAAGAAGTGCTTCAAAGGTTCACTTTTGATGCTACATGTGTACTACTTTTAAATTATGATCCTGAAAGCTTGTCCCTCAATCTACCCCACATCCCATGCGAAAGGGCGTTCACGGAGATCGAAGAAGCGGTTATGTGGAGACATGTAGTGCCCGAAAAACTTTGGAAGTTGCAAAAGAGATTTGGATTAGGAACAGAGAAGATTCTGAAAAAAGCTTTAATAAATTTTGATGAATTTATATACAAATGCTTGTCACTAAAAGAGGTTTATGGTGAAGAGGGTAGCGTGCTGTTAACATCCTTGATTAGATGTTACGAAGCAAAAATTGGTAATTCAAAAAACTCGAAACATTTTGCAAAAGAAACCGTATTGAATTTAATGCTTGCAGGAAGAGACACCACAAGTGCAACTCTTTCTTGGTTCTTTTATCTCGTTGCTCAACATCCGAGCGTAGAGAGGAAGATTCGAGAAGAGGTTGAAAACAAACTTGGCGGTAGAAAATGGAACACTTTGGGTGTAAAAGATTTGGGTGGACTAGTTTATCTTCATGGAAGTATATGTGAAACATTAAGATTGTACCCTCCTCTTGGTATAGAGCATAAATCACCCGTAGAGGATGATGTTCTTCCAAGTGGTCATGTTGCAAATAAGCACGCTAGAATCGTTCTATCGTTTTATTCGATGGGGAGAATGGAAAGAATATGGGGTGAGGATTGCATGGAGTTTAAGCCGGAGAGATGGTTTGAACCAGGTGGAGGGATTAAGCACGAACCGTCTTTTAAGTTCACCGCGTTTAATGCTGGGCCGAGGACGTGTTTAGGGAAAGAAATGAGTTTTGTTCAAATGAAAATGGTGGCATCTGCAAtcatttatcattatcatgttGAAGTGGTGAAGGGTCAAAAGGTTACTCCAAGTGAATCTATCATGCTACAAATGAAATATGGGTTGAAGGTAAGACTCCTtcctatcaacaacaacaacaacaatcaaggttgCTAA